The region TGAACGGGCTGACGATGCGAACACGCTCTCGCGGAATGCCGAGCGTGCTGGCGAGGCCGGCCTGGAAGTTGGCAAGCGTTTGTGCGGACGTATAGATCGTCACCTCGTCGCCCGACCAGACGGCGAGCGTTGCATGCGGCTCCATCGGGTTGTGGTGCTCGTAGGGCGTCCGATAGGTTGCGTCGACTTTCACCAGGGCAGCGGCGAAAGCCCCATCGAAGTCCCCGATCGCGCTGTCCGTCTCAAAGCCGGCATTGGTGCGCCGGGGCGTGTAGGCGTCGGCGAGACGCGCCGACAGATCGAAGGCCCCGCGCTCCTCTTCATAGCGCACCCTGATGAGCCTCGCGGCGGCGCGCGCCGCCTCGAAGGTTTCCGCCACGACGAGCGCCACTGGCTCGTCGTAGAAGCGAACGCGGCTGCTATTGAGAACCGGCCTGGCGCGGGTGAAGACCTCGGGTACCGTCGGCGTGACCGCTGGGCCGAATTCCGACTGAGCCGGCGCGTTCCGGTGGGTCATGACATGAAGGACGCCGAGGGCCCGTTCGGCTTCCGCAGTGTCGATCCCGACGATACGACCCTTGGCGATGGCGGCACCGAGGATGTAGCCATACGCGGCCCCATCCAAGGCATGCTCATAGGCGTAGGTCGCACGGCCGGTGACTTTGAGCGGCCCGTCGACGCGCGCGAGCGGCTGACCGATGAGACCATTGCCGGTCTCGGAGCTACGGTTTTCCCGGATTATGGTCTCTGTCATCATCGCACCTCATGCACCTTCGACAGCCGCGGCGAGCGTCTGCCGGATCGTTCGCTTTGCCAGCGGGATCTTGAAATCATTGCCGCCACGCCCGACGGCTCCGGCGAGGGCGCTCTCTGCCGCCTCGGTAAAGGCGGCGTCGGCGGCGGCCGTCCCGGCAAGCACGTACTCCGCATCCATCGGGCGCCACGGCTTTGGTGCAACGCCGCCGATCGCGATGCGGGCGCTCTGTATGCGGTCGCCGCTCTTTTCGACAACGATCGCTACCGAGACGAGCGCAAAGGCGTAGGAAGCGCGGTCGCGCACCTTGCGGTAGAGCTGCCGGCCGGGAGGCGGGGGCGGCAGGATCGCGCCGGTGATCATCTCGCCGTGGCCGAGTTCCGTCTCGACATGCGGGGTCGCGGCCGGCAAGCGGTGAAGGTCGCCGATGGGGATCGTGCGGATCGTGCCGTCGGGCAAGGTGGTTTCGACCTCAGCGTCGAGTGCGGCCATGGCCACAGCCATATCCGAGGGATGCACCGCGATGCAGGCCTCGCTGGCGCCGAGCACAGCGTGCATCCGGTTGAAGCCCTCGAGAGCCGCGCAGCCCGAACCCGGCTCGCGCTTGTTGCAGGGCATGTTGCCGTCATAGAAATAGGGGCAGCGCGTGCGCTGCAGAAGATTGCCGGCAGTCGAGGCCTTGTTGCGGATCTGGCCGGAGGCTCCCGCGAGAAGCGCATGCGAGAGCATCGGATAGCGCGATCGCACTCGCGGGTCGGCGGCGAGATCGCTGTTGCGGACCTGCGCCCCGATCCGAAGGCCGCCTTCCGGCGTCTCGTTGATCTCGTCGAGCGGCAGCCGGCTGATATCGACGAGATGTGCCGGCCGCTCGATCTCCAGCTTCATCAAGTCGAGAAGATTGGTGCCGCCGCTGATGAACTTCGCTTCGGGCCGGGCCGCCACGGCGGCTGCCGCCGCCTTCACGCTGCTGGCGCGCTCGTAGGTAAAGGGTTGCATGCTTACACCTCTTTTGCTGCGTCGCGGATTGCTGCGATGATGTTGGGATAGGCAGCACAACGGCAGATATTGCCGCTCATACGCTCACGGATCTCTGCTTCGGTAAGCGCATCGGGCCTGGCCGCCCCGTCGGTACTTGCATAGCTCGGCCAGCCGGCCCGGATCTCCTCGAGCATTCCCACCGCCGAACAGATCTGCCCCGGTGTGCAATAGCCGCACTGGAAGCCGTCATGAGCGACGAAGGCTGCCTGGACCGGGTGCAGCTCGTCGCCGTCGGCCAGCCCCTCGATCGTCGTGATCTCGTCGCCTTCGTGCTGGGCTGCGAGCGAGAGGCAGGAATTGATCCGTCGGCCGTTCACGAGAACGGTGCACGCACCACACTGGCCGTGGTCACAGCCTTTTTTGGAGCCGGTGAGGCCGAGATGGTTTCGCAGGGCATCAAGCAGGGTCATGCGCGGGTCGAGCTCCAGGGCATGCTCCGTAGCGTTGATCCTGAAGGTCATCGGTATTCTCGATATCGGCATGGTGACGCGCTCGGCCGCCGCCGCTGCGTCCTGAGCCCTGACGGGCAAGCCGGATGCCAGGAGGAGGCAAGTCGCCGCTCCGCCTTCCAAAACCGCCCGGCGCGTAATCCTGAAGTCCGTTTCAGCCATGAATGATCTCCCAGTCGCAACGGCGTGATCCCGGAAAGGGCTTCCACCCTCTGGCGAGCCGGCGACTTGCTTTCTTCGACATCTGGGACTTGGGAGCGCGGGGGATCGCTTTCTGTCAGGAAACCGGAGGCGCTGTCAGGATTCTGGAGAAAACTGCAGCCGGTAGGCACGCGGGGTGATGCCCTTAAGGCGACGGAATGTTGCGGTGAAATGGCTCTGGCTGGAGAAGCCGAGGCGGAATGCAATGGCGCCTATTGCTGTGCTGGTATCGCTGAGGAGCAGTTCCGCCCTTCTTACGCGTTCCTCGAGTATATAGGCATAGGGCGGACGGCCGGTTGTCTCCTTGAAGCGACGTGCGAAAGTATCAACCGGCATGCCGGCAATGGCTGCCACCTCGCTCAGCGAGATATCGGAGGCCACGTGAGCGTCGATATAATCGCGGACACGCTCAAACGCCCGGCGACCAAGGCGGCCTTGGCTCGCAGCTGGGCGTGGGTTTCCCTCCAGGCTGGCCATGCGCAAGCCGACGAGGGCCACCAGATGCTCGACGTAGACGGTATCGGGCAAGTGGCCGAGTGACATCTCGGTGCAAAGCGCTGTCAAGAGCGTGCCGATGACGGTGTCGCTCCTGTTCACCAGAATCGGGATGTCGCGCAGGCGTTCCAATCCCGGGAGCGCAAGTTCGGGGTCAATCCACAGGGCGGAATACGAGAGGTCTACGTCGCGATAGAAGCCGACGCGCTCTGCGCCGGCCGGAACAAAAGTGAGGACACCGGGCCGGTCCTGCCCCTCATAAAGTGCCTTGCCTTCGGTGCGTATCGATGTCCGGGACGTGCTCCCCCCGTCTGTCAGCACGACCAGATGGTGCGGTGCCGTCCAGCGGAGTTCTGCTTCCTGACAAACCCAGCGACGACTGTCGAATACGACCGAAGAGCCAATCCAGGACGCAGTTTGCAGCGGTGCTGTTTCCTCTTCCCGGGCCCGGATACGTCCGTCGCCAAGCAATGGTTTGAATGACATCGCGGCCTTCTGTCGGTTCGATTCCAAGACATTGGCGGGCGAAAAACCGCACATTTTTCCTCATCCCGCACTGAAGCCCTGGCGGCTGCGCCAAGAGGGCGTGGCATATCGGTGCGCTCAGTAGCCGCCCCATGGGGGGTCATAGGAACAACGGTCAGGCCTTGATAGTCCCCAGTTGTTCAAGGATGTTCAATGACTGGTGACCACTTATTGCGGTGCGTTGTTAGGGGCGCTTCGAAGGTTACGGGCTGACGGCCGATTTGTACAGCGTCACCTTCCCTTCCGCATGGCGCGGGGGCGTGAGATTGCGGACCTGCGGTTCGACTCCTATCAAGACGAAGGATGCACAGTCGCCTCCCGAGAGCGGTCGCATCGGCCATCCATCGATTGTCTCGAATGGGTGGAGGGCGGAAGTTCACTGCGATGGCGATGAACGTCTGCAGTGCAGACTTAGCGGCCTTCCACTGGACCGAGCGACTTAATCAGGAGCACCCAGTGCTCTGTATCGGTCTCCCAGCCGTCCTTCACACAGGGCAGTGTGGCAGCAACTTCGTAGCCATGCCGCTCATATAGTCGTCTTGCACCTGCGTTGTTGTTGGCGACGATGACACTCATCCGACGAAACGCCTCTTGCCGTGCTATTTGTTCTGCAAGATTGAGTAGTCGCGAGCCAAGTCCTTGCCCTCGGTATTCGGGATAGCAGGCCAGCACATTGACATACCAGCTTTCCAGTGCCTTGTTTTCCAGTTCTTGAAGCGGCCGAAACAGGGCGGGGAAGTCGTCGCCAATTAGCTTGGGTTCGGAACCGATTGGGTAGCCAGTCAGACTTGCTACAGCACCGTCTCCAAAGTCCACAACCACGATCTGGCCTTCGCGTGCCTTTTCGATTTGACGAGCTCGACCAACCTCCCAAGGATCCTGGCCGTCCTTTGCAAGTCCCTCCCAAATGTACAGGGGCAAGCCCTCGCCGGCGAAGTTGACGAGTTCAGCCAGCTCGCTTGCATCTGCTTCGCTCGCAACTCGTAGCGGTGGCCCAAGCTGGATCATTTGGATTCTCCGGAAGCTCTCGGGAGGAGATTTATCATAGGAGGTTTTTCGAATGACGTACACGGCAAGCGCGGATATTGCATTCCTTGCGCAGCGTCCGTCTCTTCGGTCTGTACACAGATCGAATGACATCGTAAGCAAACTCTAATCGATACTTTTCGAGGGGAAAGGACAGCAATGGAGTTCGATCTCAGCCGCGTTTTGGACGCACTCCCGGCCATGGTGTGGATCGCACTGCCCGACGGGCACCTCGAGCTTATCAATCGACGCTGGTCTGAATACACCGGCCTCAGTCTCGACGAAGCCCATGGATGGGAATGGCAGGCCGCGATCAACCCGGACGACCTGCCCACACTGCTCGAACGCTGGCGGTCGATTCTGGCGTCCGGCAAGCCCGGCGAGATGGACGCGCGCGTACGGCGCTTCGACGGGCAGTATCGCTGGGTTCGCGTGCGATGTAGTCCGATGTTTGACGATGACGGACGGATCGTCAAATGGTGCGGAACGGTCACCGATGTCGAGGATTTTCGGCGAGCTGAGGAGACCTTGCGGCGACGTGAGCTCGACTTTCAGTTGATCGTCGACAGCATCCCGGTTCCGGTCGCCGTGACGATGCCATCGGGGGCGGTCGAGGGCCTCAATCAGGCCACGCTCAACTATTTTGGCAAGACCCTGGAGACGCTGAAGGAATGGGAAGCCACAGACGCCGTCCATCCTGAGGACTTGGGGCGCACAATCGCCGCTCACAACGCAAATTATGAAGCAGGTCGATCCTACGACATCGAGACCCGTTTGCGACGCGCAGATGACGTCTATCGCTGGTTCAATGTGCTGGCTATGCCGTTGCGGGACGTCGACGGACGCATTCTGCGATGGTTTGAGTTGCTTATCGACATTGACGAACGCAAACGAGCAGAGGCGGCCCTCCAGGCCGCGAACGACAGGCTGGCGCGTGCATCGCAGGTCGCAAGCCTGGTGGAACTCTCCGCCTCAATCGCGCACGAGGTCAATCAGCCGATCGCCGCTGCACTCGCCAACGCGCAGGCTGCTCTTCGCTGGCTGAGAAGGGACCCGCCGGATCTTGCGGAGGTGAGAGAGGCACTCGACGACGTTGTGAAGGACGGCACGCGAGCCGGCAATGTCATTGATCGGATACGCTCCCTGTTCAAGAACGCACCGCCGTCGCTTGAGAACCTGGACATCACCGAGGCGCTCAGCGAGATCGTTGCCCTTAGCCGCGGCAAAGCCCTGAAGAACGGTATCTCCTTACAGGTCCAACTCTCGGAGGGCTTGCCGACCGTCCGAGGAGACCGCATACAGTTGCAGCAAGTGATGCTCAACTTGATCACCAACGCCATCGAGGCAATGAGCGATGTCGACGATGGTAATCGCAATGTTCGGATCACCGCCGGAAGAGACGACGACAATGTCTTTGTCAGCGTGCAGGACTCCGGTCCGGGCTTGACGCAAGCCACCTTGGAGCGCGTCTTCGAACCGTTTTACACGACCAAGCCGACCGGTCTCGGGGTGGGGCTGTCGATCTGCCGATCAATCATAGAGGCCCACAGCGGCGCACTCTGGGCGACAAACGCCGAGAAAGGCGGCGCCGTGTTTTCGTTTACTGTTCCCATTTCCGCGCCGGCAAAATCCAGAAAAGGCGGTCCGGATCCCGTCATGCCCTCTCAAGCGCCCCAACCGCTCGCCGACATAACCTCCTGAACTGCTTCGGTCAGTTCCACGAACGATTCGATGAAGGAGCCCGCATCAAGTCCAAGATGGCTAATACCTTCGTCTTATCTCCGAGCAGTTTCCCTCATGCTATGGTTTCAACGCTTTTAGAGAATATGGCCCTTTAGATGTCGTACAGTCCGGACGATAGAGCGATAGTCTTCATCGTCGACGACGATGAAGCGCTGCGTCGCGCGCTAGACCGCCTGTTCCGCTCGGTTAGCCTTGAAACGCGCAGCTATGGAACTGCCCGCGAATTTATCGATGCCCAGCGACCGGATCTACCCGGATGCATTGTACTCGACGTAAGGCTGCCGGGCATCAACGGGCTTGAATTCCAGGCGCAGCTTGGCGCCTTGGGCATCAACTTACCCGTCGTCCTGATAACCGGTCACGGCGATATTCCCATGACGGTTCGGGCCATGAAGGCCGGGGCCGTAGACTTTCTGCCGAAGCCTTTCCGCGACCAGGACATGCTCGATGCAGTGAGCACGGCGATCAACCGCGATCGCAGCCGACGCGCCGCGGAGGACCTCACTGTCGGTCTCAAAGGTCGCTTTGCCACTTTATCGACGCGCGAGCGGGAAGTGATGATGCTGGCGACCTCCGGCAGGATGAACAAGCAGATCGCCGGGGATCTGGGTCTCAGCGAGGTAACGGTCAAAATCCATCGTGGCGCCGCGATGCGCAAGATGGGTGCTCGTACGCTCGCCGATCTGGTGCGAATGGCCGACGCCTTGAACCTGGCACTTGAGCACTGACGCTAACACCTGTGTATGATTCCCAACGGGTGGTGCGTGTGCGAGGCTGACGTCCAGTGCTCCGCCCATCTCCGCGGCCAGCTAACAAGAAGCGAGTGATGCCGCGTGGCTGGGGAACCACTCATATCCATTATCGACGACGATCAGGCGATGCGGTCAGCGCTTGTCAGGCTGATCCGTTCGCTCGGATATGTTGCCCGTGGTTTCGCATCAGCCGAGGAATTCATCGAAGCGGATGTCATGCCGGGTTGTTTCTGTATCATCACGGACATCCAGATGCCGGGCATGAGCGGCATTCATCTGACAAGGCTGCTCGCGGAGCGGCAATCCCAGGTGCCTGTGATCCTGATTACCGCTCGTACTGAGCCTGGACTCGAGGAGGTCGCCCTTGCCAGCGGGGCCGTGGCCTTCTTCAGGAAGCCGATAGACACCACGGCCTTCGTTGAATGCCTGGAAATGGTGATGAGGGCATGAGCCCACCCGGCCCGCATCTGCTCCCGCACTAGATTAGTCTTCATCAAGATTTCAACCGCAACCGGACGCTCACTGCTGGCAACAGCGGTGTGACGGCCGGTGGTTGCCCTCAACTGCAATGACCGCCGACACCGCTGAGCCTCATACCAAGGCATGAGCCGCATAGCCGCTCGTCTTAACCAGACAGCCGCCCGTACGATGGCGGCGATGGCATTCGTCCAGCAGCATGCTCATCAGCGACTTGGCACGTGTGAAGAGTGCCGATCGAAGCACTCAAACGGAGAAGCACATGCTGCAAATGACCTCCAAACAAGCCCAGGCGATCATCTCGGCCGGCGAGGCAAAGGCCGCCGAGCTCGGCGTGCCCGTCAACATCACGGTGCTGGATTCCGGCGCCCATCTGAAGGCGTTCAGCCGTATGGATGGCGCAGTGCTTGGCTCGATCGACATCGCCACACGCAAGGCACGAACCGCCGCGCTTTTCCGGACCACCAGCGAGGCAGTCTGGGAATATTGCAAGCCGGGCGCGCCCGCCCACGCGCTCGAACTTACGAACGGTGGCCTCGCCCCCTTTGCGGGCGGGCTTCCGCTCGTTGATGCGGGCGGCACGATGATTGGCGCTGTCGGCGTGTCAGGCGGGTCCGTCCCACAGGATCTTGAAATCGCACAGGCGGCGGCCGCCGCCTTGGGCGCCTAACCCTCTCAAAGGCAACTACCAACCAGTCGAAAGGAACTTCCATGTCCAAAACAATTCTCATCACCGGCGCCGGTTCGGGCTTTGGCAAGGGCGCCGCCATCGGCATGGCCAAGAACGGCCACAACATCATCGCCACCTGCCAGGTTTCGCCGATGGTCACGGCACTGCGCAACGAGGTGGAGGCGCTCGGCCTGGCCGACCGTGTTCGCGTCGAGCGGCTTGACCTCACCGACCCCTACGACATCCGCCAGGCCCAGGGCTGGGATTTCGACATTCTCTGGAACAATGCCGGTCAGGGTGAGCCCGGCCCGGTCTGGGAAATTCCGGTCGACATCGTGCGTCGCAATTTCGAGATCAACGTCTTCCTGCCACTCACGCTGACGCAGGGCGTCGTTCAGAAGTGGGTGCGCGAGGGCAAGAGTCAGGGCAAGAAGGTGGTCTTCACCTCCTCGATGGGCGGCCTGTTCACCCCGGCCAACTGGGGCACCTACGTTTCCACCAAGCACGCGCTGGAGTCGATCGCCGAGGCGTTGCAGCAGGAGCTGGCCGCATACGGGATCAAGATCCAGACGATCAATCCGGGCGCCTATTACACCGGCTACAACGAAACCATGGCCGACAATCCGTTCCGCTGGCTGGACGACAGCGAGAACATCACCAAGCGCGCCGACCTGCGCAAGGGGTTCGACGATTTCTTCGCGACGCCCGAAGGCAGGATGGATCCCAAGGAGATGATCGAACGCATGATCGAGATCGTTCCGGCCGACACGGGCAAGTTCCGCAACGTCTGCCCCAAGGTGATCGAGGACATGCTGAAGGATCACCAGCTCAAGGCCTGGGAGAACCAGATTTGAGCAATCTCGCGGCGGCGGGCCCCCGCCGCCCACTCCGGTCCACCGATGGAAAGTCTGGGAAAGGATAAGTGAGATGAGCATGAGCAAGTCGCTGGCCACCGTTATTGCCATGGCGATGATCCCAGTGGTGTCAGCCGGAGAAAGCCGGGCCGCCGACCAAGCGGAAAACAAGAAAGTCGTGCAGCGCGCCTTTGACGCTTGGGCCAATGGGACTGGCAGTCCCTACGACCTTCTGGCCGAGGATGTGACGTGGACGATCACGGGTAACTCACTGGCTTCGAAAAGCTACCCCAGCCGCGAAGCGTTTATCGGTGATGTGATTCGGCCCTTCAATGCTCGCATGAGCGTTGGACTGAAGCCTACTATCCGTAATATGTATGCCGACGGCGATACCGTCATTGTCTTTTTCGATGCAAGTGGGACGGCGAAGGACGGGAAACCCTATACGAACACCTATGCGTGGTTCCTCGATTTGCACGGAGGAAAGATCGTTAAGGCATCGGCATTTTTTGACAGCATCGCATTCAATGACCTTTGGACCAGGCTCCCTCCGGCCGCTGCGCAATGAGCGGCACGGTTGCGCAAACCGGCCACAGACTGCAGCCACGAGGCGACCGCAGTCACCTATGAGGAGATGTGACTATGAAGACTTGGCTTATCACCGGAGCCTCCCGAGGGTTCGGTGCGCGGATAGCACAGTTGGCGTTGGAGGGGGGCGACAACGTCGTGGCCACGGCCCGTAACGCGACATTGATCACCGACAAACTCGGAGAGCGATCGAATTTGTTGGCCGTTCCACTCGACGTGACGAACGCGGACCAAGCCCGCCAGGCGGTGAAAGCCGGTGTCGAGCGTTTCGGTGGGATAAACGTCCTTCTGAACAATGCTGGGTTCGGGTTGCTTGGTGCCGTCGAAGAGGCATCGGCGGAGGAGGTGGAGCGACTTTATCGAACAAACGTCTTCGGTCTGCTGACCGTCACCCGCGCGGTCCTTCCGCAAATGCGTAAGCAGAAGTCGGGCAGAATTCTAAACATCTCTTCGATCGGCGGTTATAGAGCCGCGACTGGCTTCGGAGTGTATTGCTCGACGAAGTTTGCAGTCGAGGGACTGTCGGAAGCTCTCCACGCAGAGCTCGCTCCGCTCGGTATACATGTATCGGTGATCGAGCCGGGCTACTTCCGGACGGACTTCTTGGATTCTTCCTCGCTGTCGATTAGCTCGGTTCGGATAAGCGACTACGACCAGACCGCAGGAGTGGTACGCGAGCGTGCCGCCAGGCTCAATCACAGTCAGCCTGGCGACCCGGAGAAATTTGCAAAACTCGTCGTCGAGTTCTCCGATGCGGTTGATCCGCCGGTTCGAATGCCTGTCGGAAGCGACACGATTGCCGCCATCGTGGCAAAGCACGACTCTGATGCCCGCATCATCTCAAAGTGGCGGCATGTCTCGATCTCGACCGATTTCGACGCGTCGCGTGCTGAAACCGTATAAATACGGTCAGCACTGTCGGTCCAAGACTACGCGCGTACTCGATCATCACTCCTCCCTCCGCACCGAAGGAGCAATTGTATGTCTTACGAACTCTCAATCAACGGTGAGAAATATATCGTCGATGTAGACGGCGACATCCCCCTTCTCTGGGTCATACGCGATACCATAGGTCTCACTGGCACGAAATTTGGCTGCGGCATCGCCATGTGCGGTGCCTGTACGGTGCATGTCGATGGCGTGCCCGTGAGGGCGTGTGTCATGCCGGTCGCCGATGCGGCGGCCAAGCCGATCACCACGATCGAGGCGATTGGCGAGACTGCCGAAGGCGCCCGTGTGCAGAAGGCCTGGCTCGACATCGATGTCGTCCAGTGCGGCTACTGTCAGTCTGGACAGATCATGTCCGCGGCCGCGCTCCTAGCTGCCAACCCGTCGCCGACCGACGACGATATCGACGCCGTCATGGCCGGAAATATCTGTCGATGCGGCACCTATCCGCGCATTCGCGCCGCTATCAAGCTCGCTGCAGCGGGGAGGTGATTTGCCATGTCCGTTCACGACAAACTCACCCTTCCGGTATCGCGCCGGCACTTCCTGATTGGTGCATCGCTGACGGGAGCGGGCCTCGTCATTGGCCTGCAGCCTTCGCCTTCGTCCGCTGCCGCAGAAGCCTTTGAACCCAACGCCTTCATTCGCATCCCCGCCGACGGCAAGGTTGTCTTCGTCATGCCGTCCGTGGAGATGGGACAGGGCATTTATACTTCGGTAGCTATGCTGCTGGCCGAAGAGTTGGAAGTCTCCCTGGATCAGGTGGAGCTGGAGCATGCGCCTGCTGATCCCACGCGGTATGCAAATCCCTTGCTCGGCGACCAGATCACCGGCGGCTCCATCGCAATCCGCGCTGTTTACGAGCCGATGCGCAAAGCTGGCGCTGCCGCCCGCATCATGCTGGTGAACGCTGCTGCGCGTGGCTGGGGCGTCGCGCCCGAGACGTGCAGTGCCGAGGCCGGGCATATCGTCCACGCCGCAAGCGGCCGCCGCGCCGCCTATGGCAGCCTGATACAGGCTGCGTCATCTGAAGCCGTTCCACAGGAAATGCCACTGAAGCCTGCGTCCAGCTTCAAACTGATCGGCCACTCCGTCCGACGCCTCGACAGCCCGGAAAAGGTCAACGGTACCGCGAAATTCGGCATCGACGCCCGTCCGCAAGGCGTGTCTTACGCGGCGATCGCAATCTGTCCCCACTTCGGCGGCAAACTGCGCGCGGTCGAGACCGGACCGGCCATGGCAGTAAAGGGCGTCAAACAAGTTGTCCGGATCGAGGATGCTGTTGCCGTGGTGGCCGACAACACCGGTGCCGCACGCAAGGGGCTCGCTGCTCTCGCCATCGAATGGGAGCCAGGCCCGAATGGCACTCTTTCGCTGGTGGACTTGGAGAAGCGGGCGGAAGAGGCGATTGACGGCAACGCCCTGCCGCACATCAACGAGGGCGATGTTGCAAAAGCCGAAGCCGAGCACGGACCTGCGCTGGACTTCGTCTACCGCCTCCCGATCCTCACCCATTCGGCAATGGAGCCGATGAACTGCACGCTGCACGTTCGCAGCGATGGTTGTGACGTGTGGGTTGGAACGCAGGTCATGGGGCGAGCACGGCAAGCCGTCG is a window of Sinorhizobium numidicum DNA encoding:
- a CDS encoding xanthine dehydrogenase family protein molybdopterin-binding subunit, with product MSVHDKLTLPVSRRHFLIGASLTGAGLVIGLQPSPSSAAAEAFEPNAFIRIPADGKVVFVMPSVEMGQGIYTSVAMLLAEELEVSLDQVELEHAPADPTRYANPLLGDQITGGSIAIRAVYEPMRKAGAAARIMLVNAAARGWGVAPETCSAEAGHIVHAASGRRAAYGSLIQAASSEAVPQEMPLKPASSFKLIGHSVRRLDSPEKVNGTAKFGIDARPQGVSYAAIAICPHFGGKLRAVETGPAMAVKGVKQVVRIEDAVAVVADNTGAARKGLAALAIEWEPGPNGTLSLVDLEKRAEEAIDGNALPHINEGDVAKAEAEHGPALDFVYRLPILTHSAMEPMNCTLHVRSDGCDVWVGTQVMGRARQAVADVTGLPLEKVVVHNHLLGGGFGRRLDVDGIILAAKIAKQVDGPVKVTWSREEDIRHDCYRYLNYSKVTATLGADGMPVSWRHRVIGPAVMARWLPAFTRDGIDLDIMAGAETPYAIPNKYTDFVRHEAPQGMLTGNWRGVGATRNLPAIEGGIDELAHAAGVDPLEYRRRLLQHKPRLLAALDLAAEKAGWATALAPSKGRGIALSEDFGSFAAMISEVSVGDDGSLKTERIICAVDCGQVINPDTVEAQIQSGIIYGLSAALYGRITVENGAVVEGNFDDSPVLRINETPKIEVHIVQSSEAPGGIGEVGTPGVAPSLLNAIFVATGKRLRSLPIDQNDLRRV